ATAGCGGCCGCCTTGCTCAAGCTTCAGCTTGGCGATGCAATAAGCGATTACAGCGACGCCGAAGACGACTTAAACGCCAAAAATTCATTTGTCGGCAATAAAAAAATTGATCCTTCAAAAGAAATGGTACGTCTTTTTGTTAACGCCGGAAAAAGCAGCCAGATACATGCAAAAGATATTGTAGGCGCCTTTGCCGGAGAAACAGGCGTTCCTGGACGTCTTATAGGCTCCATTGAAATTTATGACGACTTCACTTACGTAGACGTACCCTATAAATATGCAAAAGATATAATAGACGGAATGAACAACAGCAAAATCAAAGGCAAAAAAGTTAACATAGAACGGGCAAAAAAGGCCAAAGTAAAACCGAAAAATTTCTCAAAAAAGCATCGCCGTTAAATCATGCAAAAAAACCAGCCGCAGTTAAAATGAAGCGGCTGGTTTTTATCTTTTTTTGTTTTTTCGTTTTTACAGCCGCATGACGTTTTAATCGGCAAACGTTTGCCTTAAAAAATGGCATAAACAATAAATTTCAGTTAAAACTAAAAATATTAAAAATTATTATTTCACAAAAACAATATTACTGTTTATTTCGTTCCGCAACCCACGGCAGACTGTTTTTTATGTACATCGAAATAACGACGGCTCCAAAAAGTTTCAATGAATCTAAAACCACAAACGGCGCGACAGCCGATGCAACAGCCTCCGCAAGCCCAACTCCGGCCACAGCCATAAATTGGATTGTGCCGCAGACATAGACGGCGGCAAGACCCAATAAAAGCGACAGGAATTCCAGCATTATTTTACCTTTATTCCCTTTGTTGTTTTTCTCAATAAATTCAATTAAGCTTCCGGATATAAATGCAAACGGTATAAATCCCCATATATATCCGCCTGTAGGCCCCAATATAGAACCAACGCCGCCTTTCATTCCGGAAAAAACCGGCAGTCCGACCGCCCCAAGCAGAACATAAATCAAAACGGAAAGCGTCCCCTTCCTGCCGCCCAGAACGGCCGCGGTAATACCAAGGGCCATAACCTGAAACGTTATCGGAATCGGGGTAAAAAACATCGGAATAACTAAAA
Above is a window of Anaerotignum faecicola DNA encoding:
- a CDS encoding biotin transporter BioY, encoding MTTRDYLICGIFAAVLGVSSILVIPMFFTPIPITFQVMALGITAAVLGGRKGTLSVLIYVLLGAVGLPVFSGMKGGVGSILGPTGGYIWGFIPFAFISGSLIEFIEKNNKGNKGKIMLEFLSLLLGLAAVYVCGTIQFMAVAGVGLAEAVASAVAPFVVLDSLKLFGAVVISMYIKNSLPWVAERNKQ